The sequence CGCGGCTCCCAGGTCGAAAGGATCATAGGGTTTGAGCGCGCCTCCGGCTTGGCCCGCGCCTGTTTTGCCCGAAGCCCAGGCCGCAAAAGGGGTTCGCGCACCGGTTAAGATGTAGACAGGATTTGAAATTTGAGATTTCAAATTTGAGATGACCGCTCGAAGCCGGCTTCTTTGAGCCGCACGTCAATCTCGGCTTGCAGGATTTGCCCGGATTTTTCTCTGTCCAGGCGAAGGCGCGTATTTTCATTGAAGTGGCGCTGGCCGCGGATGCCGGAATTTTGCAGGCTGTCCGCCCAAGCCCGCAATTGCCGTGAAATGGCTTCGACTTTGAATTTCAGATTTGAAATTTCAGATTTGAAATTTTGAGCAAGTTCGAGTTTCTCAATGAGGCAGAGCATGGAGCGAACCTCGCCGGCCGAGCCGCGGGCTATGTAAAGAAATGAAAGCAGCTCGTTTGTTGTTCCGCGCTCAAAGCCCTCGGCGATATTATTGGAGACGGATAAAGCCGCCCGTTCCAATTGGTTTTTGAGTCCCGCTTTTGTTTTAAACAGCGGTTCTTTTTCAGTCAATTGATAAACGTGAAGCGCCAGATCAATCGCCTCTTTCCAGGCCGGCAGTTCTTCAAAGCGTTTGTAGCTGGCCACTTTTTTAAATCTAAAATTTCAAATCTGAAATTTTAGATTTAGTTAAGAATCTCGATGCCCACGCTCACGGCTTCGCCGCCGCCCAGGCAAATGG is a genomic window of Elusimicrobiota bacterium containing:
- a CDS encoding four helix bundle protein; this translates as MASYKRFEELPAWKEAIDLALHVYQLTEKEPLFKTKAGLKNQLERAALSVSNNIAEGFERGTTNELLSFLYIARGSAGEVRSMLCLIEKLELAQNFKSEISNLKFKVEAISRQLRAWADSLQNSGIRGQRHFNENTRLRLDREKSGQILQAEIDVRLKEAGFERSSQI